The DNA window AAAAACCGCTGCTGGGCCGGCCCAGCAGGGACAGGGCGCCGCTATCCGGGCTGTCGAAGCCGGCGATAAGATTAAGCAGGGTGCTCTTGCCGCTGCCGCTTGGCCCGGTGAGGGCGACAGTATCCCCCTGGTGCAGTGTCAGGGTCACGCCATCGAGCACCCTGTGCTGCTCATGTCCATCGATAAAGCTTTTGCTTATTCCGTCCAGAGCGACAATCTGCTGCACCTTGAACCCATCCTTTTGCATTCGGCCCGAGCCTCCCAAGCATAACCCATTCACTGTCGGCTGGGCATGCCACTGTATTCAGCTGGCAAAGCGCTCGAGCAGCCAGTTTTCGAACAATTGGATCCGCGCCAGCCTGGGGGACTGGGGATCGTGCAGCAGGCTGTAGCGGATCCCCGACGGCAGCGCCAGATTGATGGGGTTGACCAGGCTGCCGGCCTCGATAAAGGCGCGGGCCATGCGGCGCGAGCCCAGAAACACCCCGTGACCGGACAGGGCCGTGCTCAGGGCCATATCCAGGTTGCTGACACTGATCCATTTGAAATCACGGGGCTGCATGTCGATACCGGCACAGGCGAACCAGGCCGGCCAGTCGCGGCCCGTGGTTTGGGTGCTGTCGATAAGCCAGCAGTGCCGCAGTGCCGCGGCATTGGTCAGTTGACCATCGCGGCACAGTGCCGGTGAGCACAGGGGCACCAGCTCATCCTCGAGCAGGGTACGCTGGGAAAGCCCAGCGTACTCGGTGAAGCCGTAACGTATGGCCACATCCATGCTGCCGTGGTGCAGATCTTCCATGGCCGTCGAGGCCCACACCTTCAGCTGCACCTCGGGATAGCGGCGGTTGAAGTCGCCGAGGGCCGGCGACAACATCATGGTGGCGAAGGATTGGGTGGTGGTGATATTCAGCTCACCTTCAAGGGGTTCACATTTAAGCCGTTTCACCGCCTCGCCTATGGTCGCAAACCCCTGACTGAGCTGTTCCGCCAGCTGTTGGCCCTTGGCCGTCGGCTGCATCTGTCGCCCCTGACGCACAAACAGCTTAATCCCGAGCCAGGCTTCCACCTGACGTACCTGCTGACTGATGGCGGCCTGGGTCACAAACAGCTCCGCCGCAGCCAGGGTATAGCTGCGATGGCGGGCTGCGGCTTCTATGGCCCTGAGGCTGTTGAGATGGTTCAATGGATTCATAAGTTCAACTTATAGTTCCTGTAAGGGAATATCGTTGGTTTATTGACCGGGGCCCGGAAATAATCAGCGCCATGGCAACAGCAGAGGGAGTGGCTATCATGGCTGAATGTGTTCGCGTAACCAAGGTTGATTTTACTGATAATGCAGAAGCTTGTTCTACAAGTCCAGCCCCGGGCCTGCTGGCGCGCTGGTGGCGGGGCTGGCTCAGGTTTTCCGCCCTGGCGGGGTTGGAGTATCAGTCAAGGATGAAATAATACCTTCTTATGATGTGACGGCCGGAAGTACCTCTGGTGCTTCCCGGCCGCTGATTTAAAAAACTGCGTTTGGGTGCTTGCCTGCACCTGTAGCGAATGCTTAAATGAACTGTTGAATTTCAATTTTATTCAACGATTTGCATGCATTCGAGTGCCTTGGCCGCGTCAGGTCGGCGGGGCAGGTATCCGGGCATGATGCCCTCCGGCTC is part of the Shewanella cyperi genome and encodes:
- a CDS encoding LysR substrate-binding domain-containing protein; this encodes MNPLNHLNSLRAIEAAARHRSYTLAAAELFVTQAAISQQVRQVEAWLGIKLFVRQGRQMQPTAKGQQLAEQLSQGFATIGEAVKRLKCEPLEGELNITTTQSFATMMLSPALGDFNRRYPEVQLKVWASTAMEDLHHGSMDVAIRYGFTEYAGLSQRTLLEDELVPLCSPALCRDGQLTNAAALRHCWLIDSTQTTGRDWPAWFACAGIDMQPRDFKWISVSNLDMALSTALSGHGVFLGSRRMARAFIEAGSLVNPINLALPSGIRYSLLHDPQSPRLARIQLFENWLLERFAS